The following proteins come from a genomic window of Candidatus Thiodiazotropha sp. CDECU1:
- a CDS encoding response regulator transcription factor — MRVLLVEDEADIREPLAEKLRKQGYTVDSAEDGAAGLFLGREYGIDVGIVDIGLPKLSGIELIRELRKLDKDFPILILTARGNWQDKVEGLEAGADDYLVKPFHVEELLARLNALLRRSGGWSQPVLAGGPVELDTRTQTVTLHGDPVDLTAYEYKVLEYMMLHAGKVISKTDLTEHIYDQDWDRDSNTIEVFVRRLRKKLDPDERYKPIETLRGRGYRFALER; from the coding sequence ATGCGTGTGTTATTGGTTGAGGATGAGGCAGATATTCGCGAGCCATTGGCGGAGAAACTGCGTAAACAGGGTTATACCGTAGACAGCGCCGAGGATGGTGCCGCCGGACTGTTTCTCGGTAGGGAGTATGGCATCGACGTGGGCATCGTTGATATTGGGCTGCCAAAGCTGTCAGGAATCGAACTGATCAGGGAGTTGCGCAAACTTGACAAGGATTTCCCGATTCTGATCCTCACCGCCCGTGGAAACTGGCAGGACAAGGTCGAGGGGCTGGAGGCGGGCGCGGATGACTATCTGGTTAAACCTTTTCATGTGGAGGAGCTGCTGGCGCGTCTGAACGCACTATTGCGGCGTAGCGGCGGCTGGTCTCAACCGGTGCTCGCGGGTGGCCCGGTGGAACTCGATACCCGTACCCAAACGGTAACCCTGCACGGCGACCCAGTGGATTTGACGGCCTATGAGTACAAGGTGCTTGAATACATGATGCTGCATGCCGGCAAGGTGATCTCAAAGACCGATCTTACCGAACATATCTACGATCAGGATTGGGATCGCGACAGTAATACCATCGAGGTCTTCGTGCGTCGTCTGCGCAAAAAACTCGATCCGGATGAGCGCTACAAGCCGATAGAGACCCTGCGTGGTCGAGGATACCGCTTTGCCCTCGAACGCTGA
- a CDS encoding PepSY domain-containing protein yields the protein MTYRTRIISKMLLCALLLIPSLYASADMSLDQAVEQAKQRLGGRVISAETRERDGKRVHNVRILTKEGKVRRLRINAEGGRRQYNGRR from the coding sequence ATGACCTATAGAACTCGAATCATTTCCAAGATGCTGTTGTGCGCACTACTGCTTATACCCAGTCTCTATGCCAGCGCTGATATGAGCCTGGATCAGGCAGTGGAGCAGGCCAAGCAGCGTCTGGGAGGTCGAGTCATCTCCGCCGAGACACGGGAACGTGACGGCAAGCGGGTTCACAACGTGCGTATTCTTACCAAGGAGGGCAAGGTACGTAGACTGCGGATCAATGCCGAGGGTGGTCGTCGTCAGTACAACGGTCGCCGTTGA
- a CDS encoding glycine zipper 2TM domain-containing protein: MKTKALTIGTALMIASATATAGGHRDHYRDTAKVIDVEPIYRSVEVSYPERECWDEAVDRYHPDGRRYTGTVLGGIIGGVVANKISRGRGRGRDAATLAGTLLGGAIGHDISQQHRGGHHTTSVERRCEVTHHSRYEEQLVGYDVTYRYKGREFITRTNNHPGKRIPVAVTVRPVDDH; this comes from the coding sequence ATGAAAACAAAGGCATTAACAATCGGAACAGCATTGATGATCGCTTCTGCAACCGCCACGGCGGGAGGCCATCGCGACCACTATCGAGATACTGCCAAGGTCATCGATGTGGAGCCGATCTACCGTAGTGTAGAGGTTTCATATCCCGAGAGAGAGTGTTGGGATGAGGCGGTCGATCGCTATCATCCGGACGGTCGCCGCTACACCGGCACAGTACTGGGGGGTATTATCGGTGGTGTGGTAGCGAATAAGATCAGTCGCGGTCGTGGTCGAGGCAGAGATGCCGCCACTCTGGCAGGGACACTGCTCGGTGGTGCCATCGGTCACGATATCAGCCAGCAACACAGGGGTGGGCACCACACCACATCGGTGGAGCGTCGCTGTGAAGTCACCCACCACTCCCGCTATGAGGAGCAATTGGTCGGCTATGATGTAACATATCGCTACAAGGGGCGTGAATTCATCACCCGTACCAATAATCATCCCGGCAAGCGGATACCGGTTGCGGTGACTGTCAGACCAGTGGATGACCACTAA
- a CDS encoding DUF938 domain-containing protein: MKPFSDACEENKAPILDVLLRLFDDARTILEIGSGTGQHAVHFAAAMPHLIWQTSDLEENHPGIRAWLEEAALANTREPILLDVSRDWPLVAYAGVFSANTTHIMSWPEVEKMFHGIGRVLKPEGCFALYGPFNYQGGYTSDSNRNFDQWLKSRDPLSGIRDFEALNELAVSNRLQLTEDVEMPVNNRILVWRKVHS, translated from the coding sequence ATGAAACCCTTCTCCGATGCCTGTGAAGAGAACAAGGCACCGATCCTGGATGTGCTGCTGCGCCTTTTTGATGATGCCCGGACAATCCTCGAGATTGGCAGCGGTACCGGACAGCATGCGGTTCACTTTGCCGCCGCCATGCCGCATTTGATCTGGCAGACCAGTGACCTGGAGGAGAATCACCCGGGGATCCGTGCCTGGTTGGAGGAGGCGGCATTGGCCAATACGCGGGAGCCGATACTGCTCGATGTAAGCCGTGATTGGCCGCTCGTAGCGTATGCCGGGGTATTCAGTGCCAACACCACCCACATCATGTCATGGCCGGAAGTGGAGAAGATGTTTCACGGAATCGGGCGGGTATTGAAGCCGGAGGGGTGTTTTGCACTCTACGGTCCCTTCAACTACCAGGGCGGTTATACCAGCGACAGCAATCGAAACTTCGATCAATGGCTGAAATCCCGTGATCCCTTGAGCGGTATTCGTGATTTCGAGGCACTCAACGAGCTGGCGGTTTCGAATCGACTTCAGCTCACTGAAGATGTGGAGATGCCGGTCAACAATCGAATTCTGGTGTGGCGCAAGGTTCACTCATAG
- the hemF gene encoding oxygen-dependent coproporphyrinogen oxidase codes for MDQPDKQQVKEYLLQLQQTICCALEEEDGKARFFQDSWQREPGEHLGGGGISAVLQEGEVFEQAGVNFSHVTGDQLPGSATAHRPELTGRAFEAMGVSLVIHPNNPYVPTSHANVRFFIAEKADEEPVWWFGGGFDLTPYYGNDEDCRHWHKMASLACQPFGEDVYAKYKAWCDDYFYLKHRQEPRGIGGLFFDDLNEGGFENCFDFMQSVGDHYLLAYIPIVRRRRHTAYAERERNFQLYRRGRYVEFNLVYDRGTLFGLQSGGRTESILMSLPPLVRWQYNWQPEPGTEEALLYERYLKPRDWLE; via the coding sequence ATGGATCAACCTGATAAGCAACAAGTCAAAGAGTATCTTCTACAGCTGCAACAGACGATCTGCTGTGCCCTGGAGGAGGAGGATGGCAAGGCACGCTTCTTTCAGGACAGCTGGCAACGGGAACCCGGGGAGCATCTGGGGGGCGGTGGCATCAGCGCGGTGCTCCAGGAGGGTGAGGTATTCGAACAGGCGGGGGTCAATTTCTCCCATGTCACCGGCGATCAGTTACCCGGCTCGGCGACGGCGCATCGACCGGAATTGACCGGACGCGCCTTCGAGGCCATGGGTGTGTCTCTGGTGATTCATCCCAACAATCCCTACGTTCCCACATCCCATGCCAATGTGCGTTTTTTTATCGCTGAAAAGGCGGATGAAGAGCCGGTATGGTGGTTTGGTGGTGGCTTCGATCTCACTCCCTACTATGGAAACGATGAGGATTGCCGCCATTGGCACAAGATGGCCAGCTTGGCATGCCAACCCTTTGGTGAAGATGTTTACGCAAAGTACAAGGCTTGGTGTGATGACTATTTCTACCTCAAACATCGTCAGGAGCCGCGGGGCATCGGCGGGCTGTTTTTCGATGATCTGAATGAGGGGGGGTTCGAAAACTGTTTCGATTTCATGCAGAGCGTGGGAGATCACTACCTACTGGCCTATATACCCATTGTAAGGCGCCGTCGCCACACGGCTTATGCTGAACGTGAGCGAAATTTTCAGCTCTATCGTCGAGGTCGCTACGTGGAGTTCAATCTGGTTTATGATCGGGGCACCCTTTTCGGCCTCCAGTCCGGGGGGCGCACCGAGTCGATTCTGATGTCCCTGCCGCCCCTGGTGCGCTGGCAATACAACTGGCAACCGGAGCCTGGAACTGAGGAGGCACTGCTCTATGAACGCTATCTCAAGCCCAGGGACTGGCTGGAATAG
- a CDS encoding CDC27 family protein: MDRGSLEKMLEQGNDNALLRYTLGSLCLKEQDAEMAVHHLAEAVNQDQNHSASWKLYGKALVALHREDEARQAYQKGIAVAEARGDVQAAKEMGVFLKRLG, encoded by the coding sequence ATGGATCGAGGAAGCCTGGAGAAGATGCTCGAACAGGGGAATGACAATGCCCTGTTACGCTATACCTTGGGTTCGCTCTGCTTGAAGGAGCAGGATGCGGAGATGGCGGTGCACCACTTGGCCGAGGCGGTAAACCAGGATCAGAACCACTCAGCGAGTTGGAAGCTGTATGGTAAGGCGTTGGTGGCATTGCACAGGGAAGATGAGGCCCGGCAAGCCTACCAGAAAGGGATTGCCGTGGCTGAGGCCCGTGGGGATGTTCAGGCGGCAAAAGAGATGGGTGTTTTTTTGAAGCGGCTTGGCTAG
- a CDS encoding MBL fold metallo-hydrolase, giving the protein MQMRQLFDPQSSTYTYLVWDGDSREAAVIDSVREQVERDVKLIGELDLTLKLALETHIHADHITGSGQLRERLGCQVGVHEKAATECADLRLNDGDLISLGETRLKVIYTPGHTDNDISFLAEGMVFTGDILLIRGSGRTDFQSGDAGLSYDSITQRLFSLPDDILIYPAHDYNGFTCSTVGEEKRYNPRLGNATRRDDYIQIMHAMQLEKPEHMDIALPGNLACGMVE; this is encoded by the coding sequence ATGCAGATGCGACAGTTGTTCGATCCCCAATCCAGTACCTATACCTACCTGGTGTGGGATGGGGATAGCCGTGAAGCAGCGGTCATCGACTCGGTCAGAGAGCAGGTTGAACGCGATGTAAAGCTGATCGGTGAATTGGATCTGACCCTGAAGCTAGCCTTGGAGACCCATATCCATGCCGACCATATCACCGGCAGCGGACAACTGCGCGAACGATTGGGCTGCCAAGTGGGGGTGCATGAAAAGGCAGCAACCGAGTGTGCCGATCTCCGCCTGAATGATGGCGATCTAATCTCATTGGGCGAGACGAGGCTGAAAGTTATCTATACCCCCGGGCATACCGACAACGATATCTCCTTTCTTGCAGAGGGTATGGTCTTTACCGGCGATATCCTGCTGATACGCGGTAGCGGCCGCACTGACTTTCAATCGGGGGATGCAGGGTTATCCTACGATTCGATCACCCAACGCCTGTTCAGCCTGCCCGATGACATCTTGATCTATCCGGCCCATGACTATAACGGTTTCACCTGCAGCACAGTGGGTGAAGAGAAGCGATATAATCCAAGATTGGGAAATGCGACCCGGCGCGATGACTATATTCAGATTATGCACGCCATGCAGCTGGAGAAACCGGAACATATGGATATCGCCCTACCTGGTAATTTGGCCTGCGGAATGGTCGAGTGA
- a CDS encoding class I SAM-dependent methyltransferase, which yields MNSNDLQNLREKWDKRHADADKRPTPAEVLERNLHLLPAQGLALDLACGLGGNALTLARHGLDVVAWDISPVAIQRLNACAAEEGLTNLTGEVRDVEQSSPPHNHFDLIIVSYYLERALIPDLVDALRSGGLIYYQTFIQAAVSATGPQNPAFRLADNELLNLFSSLQLRYYREENRLGNLEQGTRDVAMLVAQKP from the coding sequence GTGAACAGCAATGATCTTCAGAACCTGCGTGAGAAGTGGGATAAGCGTCATGCCGATGCGGACAAGCGTCCCACACCTGCCGAGGTTCTAGAGAGAAATCTGCATCTGCTTCCAGCCCAGGGTCTGGCGCTGGATCTCGCCTGTGGATTGGGCGGTAATGCCCTTACCCTGGCGCGTCACGGACTGGATGTGGTGGCATGGGATATCTCACCTGTCGCCATTCAGCGGCTCAATGCCTGCGCCGCAGAAGAGGGATTGACGAACCTGACAGGGGAGGTGCGTGACGTAGAACAATCGTCTCCACCCCACAACCATTTTGATCTGATTATTGTCAGCTACTATCTGGAAAGGGCATTGATACCCGACCTTGTCGACGCCCTGAGGTCCGGTGGATTGATCTACTATCAGACCTTCATTCAGGCAGCGGTCTCTGCCACAGGACCCCAGAATCCAGCCTTCAGATTGGCGGATAATGAGTTATTAAATCTGTTTTCCAGCTTGCAGCTGCGCTACTACCGTGAGGAGAATCGTCTGGGTAATCTGGAACAAGGGACACGGGATGTGGCGATGCTGGTGGCGCAGAAGCCCTGA